The Nocardioides campestrisoli genome includes a window with the following:
- the arsM gene encoding arsenite methyltransferase, which translates to MTTSNPQAPTQAGVTPDEVREQVRNRYAQAATAVGRGVGNAELNVDLQVVDDCCGPTSCCSSDTTVDEAFGAALYSSGDQEELPAEAVAASLGCGNPTAVADLRAGERVLDLGSGGGIDVLLSARRVGETGFAYGVDMTDEMLDLARANAAKAGATNVEFRKGTIEDVPLPDASVDVVISNCVINLSVDKPKVLAEMFRVLTPGGRIGISDVVAEDHLSPADRAERGSYVGCIAGALSRTEYLEGLAAAGFSDAEVEFTHEAVPGMHGAIVRATKPAA; encoded by the coding sequence ATGACCACGAGCAACCCGCAGGCACCCACGCAAGCCGGGGTGACCCCGGACGAGGTACGTGAGCAGGTCCGCAACCGCTACGCCCAGGCCGCGACCGCGGTCGGCCGCGGCGTCGGCAACGCCGAGCTCAACGTCGACCTGCAGGTCGTCGACGACTGCTGCGGACCGACGTCCTGCTGCAGCAGCGACACGACGGTCGACGAGGCGTTCGGCGCCGCGCTCTACAGCAGCGGGGACCAGGAGGAGCTGCCGGCCGAGGCGGTCGCGGCCAGCCTGGGCTGCGGCAACCCGACCGCGGTGGCCGACCTGCGGGCCGGCGAGCGGGTGCTCGACCTCGGCTCCGGCGGCGGCATCGACGTGCTGCTCTCCGCACGCCGCGTCGGCGAGACCGGCTTCGCCTACGGCGTCGACATGACCGACGAGATGCTCGACCTCGCCCGAGCCAACGCGGCGAAGGCCGGGGCGACCAACGTGGAGTTCCGCAAGGGCACCATCGAGGACGTCCCGCTGCCCGACGCCTCGGTCGACGTGGTGATCTCCAACTGCGTCATCAACCTCTCCGTCGACAAGCCGAAGGTCCTCGCGGAGATGTTCCGCGTGCTCACGCCGGGCGGCCGGATCGGCATCTCCGACGTCGTCGCGGAGGACCACCTCTCCCCCGCCGACCGGGCCGAGCGTGGCTCGTACGTCGGCTGCATCGCCGGCGCCCTCTCCCGCACCGAGTACCTCGAGGGCCTGGCCGCCGCCGGCTTCTCCGACGCCGAGGTGGAGTTCACCCACGAGGCGGTGCCGGGGATGCACGGCGCGATCGTCCGCGCCACCAAGCCGGCCGCGTGA
- a CDS encoding ArsR/SmtB family transcription factor produces the protein MPTRTAPPVLDANAAAPACCSTVTGGVLDTDEAQRLARMFKALGDPTRVRLLSLIAAQPDREACICDLTDPVGLSQPTVSHHMKQLVDAGLVVREQRGRWAFYRLVEDTLAALSGALKP, from the coding sequence ATGCCCACCCGAACGGCCCCGCCAGTCCTGGACGCCAACGCCGCCGCGCCGGCGTGCTGCTCGACGGTGACCGGCGGCGTGCTCGACACCGACGAGGCGCAGCGGCTCGCGCGCATGTTCAAGGCCCTGGGTGACCCCACGCGCGTCCGGCTGCTGTCGCTGATCGCCGCGCAGCCCGACCGTGAGGCCTGCATCTGCGACCTCACCGACCCCGTCGGGCTCTCGCAGCCGACGGTCTCCCACCACATGAAGCAGCTCGTCGACGCGGGACTCGTCGTCCGTGAGCAGCGCGGACGGTGGGCGTTCTACCGGCTCGTCGAGGACACCCTCGCCGCGCTCAGCGGGGCTCTCAAACCCTGA
- a CDS encoding SPFH domain-containing protein, with product MGLIQAAVGALGGTLADQWKDFYTVPGDLAPTAALFSAAARGTNAGRGSNAKGSDGVITNGSRIIVPEGYGLVLMQDGAITGFAAEPGAYEWDSEAQDSQSIFAGDGIVGPLVTTSWERFKFGGRPSAQQRAYFVALKELPNNRFGTQSEIYWDDAYMNAQVGVVTRGTYTLSITDPILFIKAFVPASYLEPGRVFDFTDVENDAASQLFNEVVGSLAPAFSMYTNDPSKGNRITKIQQDSVGFAQSLSAAVEENYKWSTGRGLEIVSVAIVSIEYDESTRALLRNVQRADALSGARGNSNLQASVAAGFESAGENGGPGGLIGMGMAASGAGIGGLQQPVPGVGAQSTAAQSTAAQSTAAQPAAPAAQSAAPAAEDPMVMLTKAKQMLDAGLITQADYDAAKAKALGL from the coding sequence ATGGGACTCATTCAGGCAGCGGTCGGCGCACTCGGGGGAACCCTGGCGGACCAGTGGAAGGACTTCTACACGGTTCCCGGGGACCTGGCACCCACCGCGGCGCTGTTCTCGGCCGCCGCGCGGGGCACGAACGCGGGTCGTGGATCGAACGCCAAGGGGTCTGACGGCGTCATCACCAACGGCAGCAGGATCATCGTCCCCGAGGGCTACGGCCTGGTCCTGATGCAGGACGGCGCGATCACCGGCTTCGCGGCCGAGCCCGGGGCGTACGAGTGGGACTCCGAGGCCCAGGACTCCCAGTCGATCTTCGCCGGCGACGGCATCGTGGGCCCACTGGTCACCACCTCGTGGGAGCGCTTCAAGTTCGGTGGTCGCCCCAGCGCCCAGCAGCGCGCCTACTTCGTGGCGCTCAAGGAGCTGCCCAACAACCGGTTCGGCACCCAGTCGGAGATCTACTGGGACGACGCCTACATGAACGCCCAGGTCGGCGTGGTCACCCGTGGCACCTACACGCTGAGCATCACCGACCCGATCCTCTTCATCAAGGCGTTCGTGCCGGCCAGCTACCTGGAGCCCGGCCGGGTCTTCGACTTCACCGACGTGGAGAACGACGCCGCCTCCCAGCTCTTCAACGAGGTCGTCGGCTCCCTGGCACCTGCCTTCTCGATGTATACGAACGACCCGTCGAAGGGCAACCGGATCACCAAGATCCAGCAGGACTCGGTCGGGTTCGCACAGAGCCTGTCGGCCGCGGTCGAGGAGAACTACAAGTGGAGCACCGGCCGCGGGCTGGAGATCGTCTCGGTCGCGATCGTCTCCATCGAGTACGACGAGTCCACCCGTGCGCTGCTCCGCAACGTGCAGCGCGCCGATGCCCTCTCCGGTGCCCGCGGCAACTCGAACCTGCAGGCGTCCGTCGCCGCGGGCTTCGAGTCGGCCGGCGAGAACGGCGGCCCCGGCGGCCTGATCGGGATGGGCATGGCGGCGAGCGGCGCGGGCATCGGCGGCCTGCAGCAGCCGGTGCCGGGTGTGGGCGCCCAGTCCACGGCAGCCCAGTCCACGGCAGCCCAGTCCACGGCCGCCCAGCCCGCCGCCCCCGCGGCCCAGTCGGCCGCTCCCGCCGCCGAGGACCCGATGGTGATGCTCACCAAGGCCAAGCAGATGCTCGACGCCGGTCTGATCACCCAGGCCGACTACGACGCGGCAAAGGCGAAGGCGCTCGGCTTGTGA
- a CDS encoding TFIIB-type zinc ribbon-containing protein — MSAGATTGADPGEPAAPAEPVINTANERLEDGVNRCPACGATEIQLRVSTSMLICLFCRHEWAEATIEPLVSGEGTLRDLTGTTVASGASDIAADAGMLTMKCSGCGAEVVVNTSEATSSRCHWCRHVLTVNEQMPNGAVPDAVLPFSLTRDQAVENIKEFAGRRRRFAHRRFLREFTPENVIGAYLPYMVVDCNVSGDVQGVGEVETRRFGSRDDSETVYNADVYRVDRHVDFTVDDLTLESSTERANMRAFVNTNNVINTILPFDTKNAVQWNASYLVGYSSERRDADVSALMPSLEHQLLSITRSEVYSSVSQYDRGVRWEAEKVEVHGTKWVSMYLPVWLYSYYHEEGGSAMVHYIAVNGRTGETMGSVPVSHWRLALAALATGSVVEAIVFALLVA; from the coding sequence GTGAGCGCCGGGGCCACCACGGGTGCCGACCCGGGGGAGCCGGCAGCTCCCGCAGAGCCGGTGATCAACACCGCCAACGAGAGGCTGGAGGACGGGGTCAACCGCTGCCCGGCCTGCGGGGCGACCGAGATCCAGCTGCGGGTCTCCACCTCGATGCTGATCTGCCTGTTCTGCCGGCACGAATGGGCGGAGGCGACGATCGAGCCGCTGGTCTCCGGGGAGGGGACGCTGCGCGACCTCACCGGCACCACGGTGGCCTCGGGCGCCTCGGACATCGCCGCAGACGCCGGCATGCTCACGATGAAGTGCTCCGGGTGCGGTGCCGAGGTGGTCGTGAACACCTCCGAGGCGACGTCGTCGCGCTGCCACTGGTGCCGGCACGTGCTCACCGTCAACGAGCAGATGCCCAACGGGGCGGTGCCTGACGCGGTCCTGCCGTTCAGCCTCACCCGCGACCAGGCCGTGGAGAACATCAAGGAGTTCGCCGGCAGGCGGAGGAGGTTCGCGCACCGCCGGTTCCTCCGGGAGTTCACCCCGGAGAACGTGATCGGCGCCTACCTGCCCTACATGGTCGTCGACTGCAACGTCAGCGGAGACGTCCAGGGGGTCGGCGAGGTGGAGACCCGGCGTTTCGGCAGCCGCGACGACAGTGAGACGGTCTACAACGCGGACGTCTACCGGGTCGACCGGCACGTCGACTTCACGGTCGACGACCTGACCCTGGAGTCCTCGACCGAGCGCGCCAACATGCGCGCGTTCGTCAACACCAACAACGTGATCAACACGATCCTGCCGTTCGACACGAAGAACGCGGTGCAGTGGAACGCCAGCTACCTGGTCGGCTACTCCTCCGAGCGCCGCGATGCTGACGTCTCGGCGCTGATGCCCAGCCTGGAGCACCAGCTGCTCTCGATCACCCGGTCCGAGGTCTACAGCTCGGTCAGCCAGTACGACCGGGGCGTGCGCTGGGAGGCGGAGAAGGTCGAGGTGCACGGGACGAAGTGGGTCTCGATGTACCTCCCGGTCTGGCTCTACTCCTACTACCACGAAGAGGGAGGGAGTGCGATGGTGCACTACATCGCCGTCAACGGACGGACCGGCGAGACCATGGGCAGCGTGCCGGTCTCCCACTGGCGACTCGCCCTGGCGGCCCTCGCGACGGGCAGCGTGGTCGAGGCGATCGTCTTCGCGCTGCTGGTGGCCTGA
- a CDS encoding DivIVA domain-containing protein, with amino-acid sequence MTPFDSQAGRRFPLTKWREGYAIEEVDAFVHRCELALERRAGAVTEEELRQVRFTPTRFRHGYDQGSVDDRLDQLSVALRAADPRTA; translated from the coding sequence ATGACGCCCTTCGACTCCCAGGCAGGCCGACGGTTCCCCCTCACCAAGTGGCGTGAGGGGTACGCGATCGAGGAGGTGGACGCGTTCGTCCACCGCTGCGAGCTGGCGCTGGAGCGTCGGGCCGGCGCCGTCACGGAGGAGGAGCTGCGCCAGGTCAGGTTCACCCCGACCCGGTTCAGGCACGGGTACGACCAGGGGAGCGTCGACGACCGGCTGGACCAGCTCTCGGTGGCGCTCCGCGCCGCCGATCCGCGGACGGCCTGA
- a CDS encoding M1 family aminopeptidase, which produces MTTKSIPRHGGWRRTAARTVPLLLVAGGLVGTATAPTQAADAVDGAQTAGDAIFPHVGNGGYDALHYDVDIAWVANGVVDGYMTGEFRSATATMRARTTGAPLRSFSLDFEGLQVDAVTVDGVPATYQRVQDAEATKFKLVVTPETPVDGEFTTVVSYSGVPQHHVDADGSWEDWTATSDGAIFMGQPIGAMAGIPHNNTPGDKATWTFSLDVPSTLTSGTGTGPAAAVSNGELADKQVSPDGERTTWEWVQREQMASELALITVGKYDVIESEVTLSSGRVIPEWSFMDSSLSEANKTTIRNRRALLGEITRRFERIYGPYPGNSTGVVVDTVPSGINYALETQDRSFFPSAASVAGNTLLHEVVHQWYGDAVSPGLWTDIWINEGMASWGPTYYNQVLAAPTPNPAAVENTYFTSWSNKAANHPDWTTPPGAQTDPAKLYGYQTYTRGALFWEALRTVLRDEDFLAVVRQWQARYGGQSRRGDDLKALAEEISGHDLDAFWQDWILDADKPAWPAKYDVSLASTHPQGTVAGGTPMTYTLTAANTGKVPLSGAEVTVDLADVLDDATLGALPAGVTRTGTTLSWQVPATAVGASASVEVPVTTGPGLRDDVFATAAPATLGGACLACGGLESAPRPTLSGTPTVGTTLTGSVEGWPAGTSFDYEWSTGGTPVEGATGATYTPVAADLGRALTLTVTGTAPGYAPTSRSSAPAEVAPGALGAAPTPTISGPTVLGGTLLVEPGDWGAEVATQVQWLRDGAVVPGATETSYPLGAADVGARLSVQVTGSRPGYASVTRISAPTAAVAAQRLTRGKVRTVGKAEVGRVLRARVYGFDAGVALTYTWYARRQEVRSGARLPLTRALARKRIRVAVTASKPGHTTVTVRSKATAKVTPKKVQKGKKHKKGRAGKNGGPRR; this is translated from the coding sequence ATGACGACGAAGTCGATCCCACGGCACGGAGGGTGGCGCCGGACGGCGGCCCGGACCGTGCCCCTCCTCCTGGTGGCCGGCGGGCTGGTGGGGACGGCCACCGCACCCACGCAGGCGGCCGACGCGGTGGACGGGGCACAGACCGCCGGGGACGCGATCTTCCCGCACGTGGGCAACGGCGGCTACGACGCGCTGCACTACGACGTCGACATCGCCTGGGTCGCCAACGGCGTGGTCGACGGCTACATGACCGGCGAGTTCCGCAGTGCCACCGCGACCATGCGGGCCCGGACCACCGGCGCCCCGCTGCGCTCCTTCTCCCTCGACTTCGAGGGCCTCCAGGTCGACGCGGTCACCGTCGACGGCGTGCCGGCGACGTACCAGCGGGTTCAGGACGCCGAGGCCACCAAGTTCAAGCTGGTGGTCACACCTGAGACCCCGGTGGACGGGGAGTTCACCACCGTCGTGAGCTACTCGGGCGTCCCGCAGCACCACGTGGACGCGGACGGCTCCTGGGAGGACTGGACCGCCACCTCCGACGGTGCGATCTTCATGGGTCAGCCGATCGGCGCGATGGCCGGCATCCCGCACAACAACACCCCCGGCGACAAGGCCACCTGGACCTTCTCCCTCGACGTCCCCTCGACGCTGACCAGCGGCACCGGCACCGGTCCGGCCGCCGCGGTGAGCAACGGCGAGCTGGCGGACAAGCAGGTGAGCCCGGACGGTGAACGCACCACCTGGGAGTGGGTCCAGCGCGAGCAGATGGCCAGCGAGCTGGCCCTGATCACCGTCGGCAAGTACGACGTGATCGAGTCGGAGGTGACGCTGTCCAGCGGCCGGGTGATCCCGGAGTGGTCGTTCATGGACTCCTCGCTCAGCGAGGCCAACAAGACCACCATCAGGAACCGGCGAGCCCTGCTGGGCGAGATCACCCGGCGGTTCGAGCGGATCTACGGGCCGTACCCGGGCAACAGCACCGGCGTCGTGGTGGACACCGTGCCGAGCGGGATCAACTACGCCCTGGAGACGCAGGACCGGTCCTTCTTCCCCAGCGCCGCCTCGGTGGCGGGCAACACGCTGCTGCACGAGGTGGTCCACCAGTGGTACGGCGACGCGGTCTCACCGGGTCTGTGGACCGACATCTGGATCAACGAGGGGATGGCGAGCTGGGGTCCGACCTACTACAACCAGGTGCTGGCCGCGCCCACGCCCAACCCCGCGGCGGTGGAGAACACCTACTTCACCAGCTGGAGCAACAAGGCCGCGAACCACCCGGACTGGACGACCCCGCCCGGGGCCCAGACGGACCCCGCGAAGCTCTACGGCTACCAGACCTACACCCGGGGCGCCCTGTTCTGGGAGGCCTTGCGCACCGTCCTGCGCGACGAGGACTTCCTCGCCGTGGTGCGCCAGTGGCAGGCCCGGTACGGCGGCCAGAGCCGCCGGGGCGACGACCTCAAGGCGCTCGCCGAGGAGATCTCCGGCCACGACCTCGACGCCTTCTGGCAGGACTGGATCCTGGACGCGGACAAGCCGGCGTGGCCCGCCAAGTACGACGTCTCGCTCGCGTCCACGCACCCGCAGGGCACCGTCGCGGGCGGGACGCCGATGACCTACACGCTCACCGCCGCCAACACCGGCAAGGTGCCCCTCTCGGGCGCGGAGGTCACCGTCGACCTCGCCGACGTGCTGGACGACGCCACGCTGGGCGCATTGCCGGCCGGTGTCACCCGCACGGGCACGACGCTGTCCTGGCAGGTCCCGGCGACCGCGGTCGGCGCGTCGGCCTCGGTGGAGGTCCCGGTCACCACTGGCCCGGGCCTCCGCGACGACGTCTTCGCCACCGCCGCCCCGGCCACCCTGGGCGGGGCGTGCCTGGCGTGCGGCGGTCTGGAGTCCGCCCCGCGGCCGACGCTGAGCGGCACTCCGACGGTGGGGACGACGCTGACCGGCAGCGTGGAGGGCTGGCCGGCCGGGACCTCGTTCGACTACGAGTGGTCGACGGGTGGGACGCCGGTCGAGGGCGCCACCGGCGCGACCTACACGCCGGTCGCGGCGGACCTCGGCCGTGCCCTGACCCTCACCGTGACCGGGACGGCTCCCGGCTACGCCCCGACGTCCCGGAGCAGTGCGCCGGCCGAGGTCGCTCCGGGCGCGCTGGGCGCCGCGCCGACGCCGACGATCAGCGGGCCGACCGTCCTCGGCGGCACGCTCCTGGTCGAGCCGGGGGACTGGGGTGCCGAGGTCGCGACGCAGGTGCAGTGGCTGCGCGACGGTGCGGTCGTCCCGGGCGCCACGGAGACGTCGTACCCCCTCGGTGCGGCCGACGTGGGCGCCCGCCTGTCGGTGCAGGTCACGGGCTCACGCCCGGGCTACGCCTCGGTGACCCGGATCAGCGCCCCGACGGCGGCGGTCGCCGCACAGCGGCTCACGCGCGGCAAGGTGCGGACCGTCGGCAAGGCCGAGGTGGGGCGGGTCCTGCGGGCCAGGGTGTACGGCTTCGACGCCGGCGTCGCGCTGACCTACACCTGGTACGCCCGCCGCCAGGAGGTGCGCTCGGGAGCTCGGCTCCCACTGACCAGGGCGTTGGCGCGCAAGCGGATCCGGGTCGCCGTGACGGCGAGCAAGCCGGGCCACACCACCGTGACCGTGCGCAGCAAGGCCACCGCCAAGGTCACGCCCAAGAAGGTCCAGAAGGGCAAGAAGCACAAGAAGGGCCGGGCCGGGAAGAACGGCGGACCCCGGAGGTAG